The following proteins are encoded in a genomic region of Novosphingobium sp. PP1Y:
- a CDS encoding nuclear transport factor 2 family protein, translated as MDTSERLLAIEEIKQLKGRYFRCMDTKDWAGLRTVFADDAVFDARASLNVDGKGEAGRAAESNDWVYEGGDVITQFIVGAVETSRTVHHGHCHEIEILSADTARGVIAMEDQIWDESGTVLTLHGCGHYHETYRKQDDQWCIQTSRISRLYVSLGEQPD; from the coding sequence ATGGATACCAGCGAACGCCTGCTCGCGATCGAGGAAATCAAGCAGCTCAAGGGCCGCTACTTTCGCTGCATGGACACCAAGGACTGGGCAGGCCTGCGCACCGTCTTTGCCGATGATGCAGTGTTTGACGCGCGCGCTTCGCTAAACGTCGACGGCAAGGGAGAAGCCGGCCGCGCTGCTGAGAGCAATGATTGGGTCTATGAGGGCGGCGACGTGATTACCCAGTTCATCGTGGGCGCGGTGGAAACGAGCCGCACCGTTCACCATGGGCATTGCCACGAGATCGAGATCCTCTCGGCAGACACGGCCCGCGGCGTCATCGCCATGGAAGACCAGATCTGGGACGAAAGCGGGACTGTGCTCACCCTCCACGGCTGCGGGCACTATCACGAAACCTATCGCAAGCAGGACGACCAGTGGTGCATCCAAACCTCGCGAATTTCGCGGTTATACGTATCCTTGGGTGAACAGCCGGACTGA
- a CDS encoding LLM class flavin-dependent oxidoreductase: protein MRFSVFLAGRTTAPEQDRQFILDSIDHAGLAAELGFDAVFLPDHHFTGYMPVASDPMIFAAYLAAKFPELHFGFSVTSVPLHSPVRFVERINILDQLTKGKLLVGVGSGTTPEEMIGFGVNYKEASPVSDANLAIAEQLWAKTMADAPVEFDNGTYRGKVLQRIAPAPYSKGHARLMPVAMKEASARRAAEHGWPAFIPAFTPPKIGGTEPLKHVTKYFTAYRDMLLAAGHSDETVADALSWTTHSYQCVHIAESDEQAREELEVILKAYHAAVDREKLYGDKAEQDAANTKTDETPMALTEDWIATWCLYGSPKTVREHLEPYAELGIGNILCGTTTGPVTQQRLEWGNRTLRLLASDVMPHLRSHG, encoded by the coding sequence ATGCGTTTTTCTGTATTCCTTGCCGGTCGCACGACGGCGCCGGAGCAGGATCGCCAGTTCATCCTGGACAGTATCGACCATGCCGGCCTCGCCGCCGAACTCGGCTTCGATGCGGTATTCCTGCCCGATCATCATTTCACCGGCTACATGCCCGTCGCCAGCGACCCGATGATATTCGCCGCCTATCTGGCTGCGAAGTTCCCCGAATTGCACTTCGGCTTTTCGGTCACGTCGGTCCCGCTGCACAGCCCCGTGCGCTTCGTGGAACGCATCAACATCCTCGATCAGCTGACCAAGGGGAAGTTGCTCGTCGGCGTCGGCTCGGGCACCACGCCCGAGGAAATGATCGGATTCGGTGTGAACTACAAGGAAGCCTCGCCGGTCTCCGACGCCAATCTTGCCATCGCCGAACAGCTTTGGGCCAAGACCATGGCCGATGCCCCGGTCGAATTCGATAACGGGACCTACCGCGGCAAGGTCCTCCAGCGCATCGCCCCTGCGCCCTATTCCAAGGGCCATGCCCGGCTCATGCCCGTCGCCATGAAGGAAGCCAGCGCGCGCCGCGCGGCCGAACATGGCTGGCCCGCATTCATCCCGGCCTTCACCCCGCCAAAGATCGGCGGTACCGAGCCGCTCAAGCACGTCACCAAGTATTTCACCGCCTACCGTGACATGCTGCTCGCCGCCGGCCATAGCGACGAGACCGTCGCCGATGCCCTGTCCTGGACCACCCACAGCTATCAATGCGTCCACATCGCCGAGAGCGACGAGCAGGCCCGCGAGGAACTCGAAGTGATCCTAAAGGCCTACCATGCCGCCGTCGATCGCGAGAAGCTCTATGGCGACAAGGCCGAGCAGGACGCGGCCAACACCAAGACCGACGAGACCCCCATGGCCCTAACCGAGGACTGGATCGCCACCTGGTGCCTTTATGGCAGCCCGAAAACCGTGCGCGAACACCTTGAACCCTATGCGGAGCTGGGCATCGGCAACATCCTGTGCGGCACCACCACCGGCCCCGTCACCCAGCAGCGCCTCGAATGGGGCAATCGTACACTTCGCCTCCTCGCGAGCGATGTAATGCCCCACTTGCGCAGCCACGGCTGA
- a CDS encoding TetR/AcrR family transcriptional regulator: MPRKAKARDAGATLSVDTVSKTPLQGRSKASLERMLVAAEKLMLARGSEDFTLQDVSQSGNVSIGSIYLRFESKENLVRAVIGNHLAKMALDEDAMIEKVRAGATSLTTFVPRFVEAFAELLKKHAPLLRLSMQRASFDPLVSEPGRASANRAAAICIEAMLEYRAEFSGNDCQKKANAAYQIIFATLARQLSLGSTGEAVHQQDWNELKTELGNMCLAYLIAKI; this comes from the coding sequence ATGCCAAGAAAAGCAAAAGCAAGGGATGCCGGGGCCACGCTGAGCGTCGATACCGTCAGCAAGACGCCGCTCCAGGGCCGCAGCAAGGCCTCCCTGGAGCGCATGCTCGTCGCCGCCGAAAAGCTCATGCTCGCGCGCGGCAGCGAGGACTTCACCCTCCAGGACGTCAGCCAGAGCGGCAACGTCTCGATCGGGTCGATCTACCTGCGCTTCGAGAGCAAGGAAAACCTCGTGCGCGCCGTCATCGGCAACCACCTGGCCAAGATGGCGCTCGACGAGGACGCGATGATCGAGAAGGTGCGCGCCGGCGCCACCTCGCTCACCACTTTCGTGCCCCGGTTCGTCGAGGCCTTTGCCGAACTGCTCAAGAAGCATGCCCCGCTCCTGCGCCTGAGCATGCAGCGCGCCTCCTTCGACCCCCTCGTCTCCGAACCGGGCCGCGCCAGCGCCAACCGCGCCGCAGCAATCTGCATCGAGGCCATGCTCGAATATCGCGCCGAGTTCAGCGGCAACGATTGCCAGAAGAAGGCCAACGCCGCCTACCAGATCATCTTCGCCACACTCGCAAGGCAACTCAGCCTCGGATCCACAGGCGAAGCCGTGCACCAGCAGGACTGGAACGAGCTCAAAACCGAACTCGGCAACATGTGCCTCGCTTACCTTATCGCCAAAATCTGA